The proteins below are encoded in one region of Micromonospora yangpuensis:
- a CDS encoding cytochrome P450: MIRDAHAALVDAGRWSDGEVVRLGLGVARPYLVTNPTHVQQVLQERAANYPRGDDTALWRSVRRLVGDGILAEGDSWAASRRVLAPLFRPARITAMVAPMADAVAEAVAELDGPAAAATPVDIGAELSRIVCAAIMRAFFADRISVAEAMRITDAQETIVTSMAPRILAPFVPWWVRMPGDRRFHAAVRSIDDILLPVLRRARQHPCDGDDVLSVLVRARTPDGAPLSDQRMRDDLVSMMAVTTETSQTVLTWLFPVLANNPEVAARLLDEIDQVVGTGPVRAEQLPELRYTRMVMDELIRLYPAGWIVPRRAAADDVLGGVRIERGATMLVSPYATGRMPLFWGPRAEVFDPDRFAPGRAAAEGRHRNAHYPFGLGMHRCLGEHLFHLEAALIVATLLSRFSFTPTDPTIPGTRVAASLRPSRPVLLRLSRRQRTQEVV; this comes from the coding sequence ATGATCCGTGACGCCCACGCCGCGCTTGTCGACGCCGGCCGGTGGTCCGACGGTGAGGTGGTCCGGCTCGGGCTCGGCGTGGCCCGGCCCTACCTGGTCACCAACCCCACCCACGTGCAGCAGGTGCTGCAGGAACGGGCGGCCAACTACCCCCGGGGCGACGACACCGCGCTCTGGCGATCGGTGCGCCGGCTGGTCGGCGACGGCATCCTCGCCGAGGGCGACTCCTGGGCGGCCAGCCGCCGGGTGCTGGCACCGCTGTTCCGGCCGGCCCGGATCACCGCGATGGTCGCGCCGATGGCCGACGCCGTGGCCGAGGCGGTCGCCGAGCTCGACGGTCCCGCGGCCGCCGCCACCCCGGTCGACATCGGCGCCGAGCTGTCCCGCATCGTCTGCGCCGCCATCATGCGGGCCTTCTTCGCCGACCGGATCTCGGTGGCCGAGGCGATGCGGATCACCGACGCCCAGGAGACGATCGTCACCTCGATGGCCCCCCGCATCCTCGCGCCGTTCGTGCCGTGGTGGGTCCGGATGCCCGGGGACCGCCGCTTCCACGCCGCCGTGCGGTCCATCGACGACATCCTGCTGCCGGTGCTGCGCCGGGCCCGGCAGCACCCCTGCGACGGCGACGACGTGCTCTCCGTGCTGGTCCGGGCCCGCACCCCGGACGGCGCCCCGCTCAGCGACCAGCGGATGCGTGACGATCTGGTGTCCATGATGGCGGTCACCACCGAGACCAGTCAGACGGTGCTGACCTGGCTGTTTCCCGTGTTGGCCAACAATCCCGAGGTGGCCGCGCGGCTGCTCGACGAGATCGACCAGGTGGTCGGCACCGGTCCGGTCCGGGCCGAGCAGCTACCGGAGCTGCGCTACACCCGCATGGTGATGGACGAGCTGATCCGGCTCTACCCGGCGGGTTGGATCGTGCCCCGTCGGGCGGCGGCCGACGACGTGCTGGGTGGGGTACGCATCGAGCGGGGGGCGACCATGCTCGTCTCGCCGTACGCCACCGGGCGGATGCCGCTGTTCTGGGGGCCCCGGGCGGAGGTCTTCGACCCGGACCGGTTCGCTCCCGGCCGGGCCGCCGCCGAGGGGCGGCACCGCAACGCGCACTACCCGTTCGGGCTCGGCATGCACCGCTGCCTCGGTGAGCACCTGTTCCACCTGGAGGCCGCGCTGATCGTGGCGACCCTGTTGAGCCGGTTCAGCTTCACCCCGACCGACCCGACCATCCCCGGCACCCGGGTCGCCGCCTCACTGCGTCCCAGCCGACCCGTGCTGCTGCGGCTGAGCCGTCGGCAGCGTACCCAGGAGGTTGTCTGA